The proteins below come from a single Garra rufa chromosome 25, GarRuf1.0, whole genome shotgun sequence genomic window:
- the LOC141301076 gene encoding uncharacterized protein encodes MMKPANRSHLPTNISAKDRAKQFPSVLHDSGGKLFCTPCNCVLDHRRKSTLDNHFATAKHLRMVKAAAESAQKKQLTYTEASTSKTVARAERIKICESWVATCTAINIPLSKSDHPVLRKFLNEKVINGGAIPGFHQLQEMYLGAVYEREKEDLKTLLARKPLAVIFDETPDVEGRCVLNILLAPLEKDHSGRILAYLADTVFLKQCNHSTVSMAVVRCLQEYSINNEDVIVFDTDNAAYMKKAFTAALQSLFPNSIHITCMAHIMNLIGNAFRKPFVQLNSFMLSFSQMFFNAGSRKRRYLCFMTNKLPEKKAVMPPNPCATRWNSWFSAVQYHAQHFGLYKEFIELEIEVCSRSAPQSVERLHEMLQDQDLAQSLNVQINIMADKCKRFLSLLDIFQSRRPVTTKIFTYLEDLQVVFAANKELQYEACAE; translated from the exons ATGATGAAGCCCGCAAATCGTTCTCATTTGCCAACAAACATAAGCGCAAAAGACCGCGCAAAGCAGTTTCCCAGTGTGTTACATGACAGTGGGGGCAAATTATTTTGCACTCCGTGCAACTGCGTGTTGGACCACAGGCGGAAGTCTACGTTGGACAACCACTTTGCCACCGCCAAACATTTGAGGATGGTTAAAGCAGCAGCGGAATCAGCCCAGAAGAAGCAGCTCACCTACACCGAGGCATCAACTTCCAAAACAGTTGCTAGGGCTGAAAGAATCAAG ATTTGTGAAAGCTGGGTTGCCACCTGCACTGCCATCAACATCCCACTGTCTAAGAGTGACCACCCTGTACTGAGgaaatttctgaatgaaaaaGTAATCAATGGTGGCGCCATTCCAGGGTTTCACCAGCTTCAAGAGATGTATTTGGGAGCAGTATATGAGAGGGAAAAAGAGGACCTGAAGACACTTCTTGCCAGAAAACCTCTTGCTGTGATTTTCGATGAGACTCCAGATGTTGAGGGGAGATGTGTCCTGAATATCCTCCTTGCACCACTTGAGAAGGATCATTCTGGGAGGATCTTAGCCTACCTTGCAGATACTGTTTTCCTTAAACAATGCAATCATTCCACTGTATCCATGGCTGTCGTAAGGTGCCTTCAGGAATACAGCATTAACAACGAGGATGTGATTGTGTTCGACACTGATAATGCAGCCTACATGAAGAAGGCATTCACAGCAGCTCTGCAGTCGTTGTTCCCCAACTCAATACACATCACATGCATGGCACACATAATGAATCTCATTGGCAATGCCTTCCGCAAACCTTTTGTTCAGTTGAACAGCTTCATGCTAAGTTTCTCCCAGATGTTCTTCAATGCTGGATCACGGAAGAGAAGATACCTCTGCTTCATGACAAACAAGCTGCCAGAAAAAAAGGCGGTCATGCCTCCAAACCCCTGTGCAACACGCTGGAACTCCTGGTTCTCTGCAGTGCAGTACCACGCACAGCACTTTGGACTGTACAAGGAGTTCATAGAGCTGGAAATCGAG GTGTGTAGCAGAAGTGCTCCACAGTCTGTGGAGAGACTCCACGAGATGCTTCAAGACCAAGACCTAGCTCAGTCCCTGAATGTCCAGATCAACATCATGGCTGACAAGTGCAAACGCTTCCTAAGTCTTCTCGATATCTTCCAGAGCAGACGTCCTGTGACCACAAAAATCTTCACTTATCTGGAGGATCTGCAGGTGGTCTTTGCTGCCAACAAAGAGCTGCAGTATGAGGCATGTGCCGAATAA